From Glycine soja cultivar W05 chromosome 4, ASM419377v2, whole genome shotgun sequence, the proteins below share one genomic window:
- the LOC114409681 gene encoding plant intracellular Ras-group-related LRR protein 7-like — MGCFASKNADTKASRAARWRSTGIVALRDSKLKTFPDEILELDTSVRTLDLTHNRIVDIPVEISKLINVQRLILAENLIERLPVNLGKLQSLKLMNLDGNRITSLPDELGQLVRLERISISGNLLTSLPATIGSLRNLVLLNVSNNKLQSLPESVGSCFSLEELQANDNLIEDLPSLVCNLSHLKSLCLDNNNVKQIPLNLLKDCIALQNISLHGNPISMDQFQQMEGFQEFEARRKKKFDKQIDSNVMIGSKGLDEGVDL, encoded by the exons atgggttgtttcgcCAGCAAAAACGCTGACACCAAGGCCAGTAGGGCTGCGCGTTGGCGATCCACGGGCATTGTTGCTTTGCGCGATTCCAAATTAaag ACGTTTCCGGATGAAATTCTTGAGTTAGACACATCTGTTCGCACTCTTGACTTGACGCATAATCGGATAG TTGACATTCCGGTGGAAATcagcaaattaattaatgtacagCGCCTG ATATTAGCGGAGAACCTCATTGAGAGACTGCCAGTGAATTTGGGGAAACTCCAATCTCTGAAACTGATGAACCTGGATGGAAATCGAATTACTTCCTTGCCTGATGaat TGGGCCAGTTAGTAAGGCTGGAACGCATATCCATCTCAGGGAATTTGTTAACATCCTTGCCAGCAACCATTGGAAGTTTGAGAAAT CTGGTGCTtttaaatgtgtcaaataacaAGTTACAGTCTCTTCCAGAATCTGTTGGGAGTTGCTTCTCTTTGGAAGAATTACAAGCTAATG ATAATCTTATTGAAGATCTTCCCTCTTTGGTGTGCAATCTTTCTCACTTGAAGTCACTTTGCTTGGATAACAATAATGTGAAGCAG ATACCTCTGAATTTATTGAAAGACTGCATTGCTCTTCAGAACATATCACTGCATGGTAATCCTATATCAATGGATCAATTTCAGCAG ATGGAGGGGTTTCAAGAGTTTGAAGCAAGGAGGAAAAAGAAGTTTGACAAACAAATTGATTCAAATGTGATGATCGGTTCCAAAGGTCTTGATGAGGGTGTTGATCTATGA